The following proteins are encoded in a genomic region of Desulfosporosinus youngiae DSM 17734:
- a CDS encoding RidA family protein — MSKQTISTQNAPAAIGPYSQGVKVGNLIFTSGQLPINTQSGELAADIEGATKQSLDNVKAILESAGSSIDKVVKTVVFLRDMNDFAAMNAVYATYFSSNPPARSAVQVARLPKDAIIEIEAIALAE, encoded by the coding sequence ATGAGTAAACAAACGATCAGTACCCAAAATGCACCTGCGGCCATTGGACCTTATTCCCAAGGGGTTAAAGTAGGAAACCTAATTTTCACGTCAGGACAGCTTCCCATCAACACTCAAAGTGGAGAATTAGCTGCCGACATCGAAGGAGCTACCAAGCAATCCTTGGATAACGTTAAAGCAATCCTGGAATCTGCGGGTTCTTCTATAGACAAAGTCGTTAAAACCGTGGTTTTTCTGAGAGACATGAATGACTTTGCGGCAATGAATGCGGTCTACGCCACATATTTCTCAAGTAATCCGCCAGCCCGTTCGGCTGTACAAGTTGCGCGTTTGCCTAAAGATGCTATTATCGAAATTGAAGCAATTGCTCTCGCCGAATAA